In Gopherus flavomarginatus isolate rGopFla2 chromosome 1, rGopFla2.mat.asm, whole genome shotgun sequence, a single genomic region encodes these proteins:
- the LOC127054634 gene encoding olfactory receptor 52E2-like — protein sequence MAAFNFTPSDPSTFILMGIPGLEAAHIWISIPFSTFYIISLLGNFTLLSVVGKEQTLHKPMYLLLCMLALTDIATPTFVVPKALGIFWFNLKGITMAGCLTQMFFLHMVSVMHSATLVTMAFDRYVAICIPLRYATILSNSQIAKLGLVCLIKAVLFILPLPLLMSQQPFCANRIIPHTQCEYIAVFKMACGDITVNRIYSLVLGFVVMGFDLTLIALSYGLIIRAVLRMSSKNAHQKALNTCTTHICVMLTYYTPSIFSNLTYRFGQGIAPHVHIILSDLYLLIPPMLNPIIYGIRTKELREKVGKYICCRR from the coding sequence ATGGCAGCTTTCAACTTCACCCCCTCTGACCCTTCAACGTTCATCCTAATGGGAATCCCCGGCCTGGAGGCTGCTCAcatctggatttccatccctttctctacATTCTACATTATCAGTCTGTTGGGAAATTTCACGCTTCTGTCTGTTGTAGGTAAGGAGCAGACCCTGCACAAGCCGAtgtacctgctgctctgcatgctggcgcTCACAGACATTGCCACACCTACCTTCGTCGTGCCAAAGGCATTGGGcatattttggttcaatttgaaaGGCATTACTATGGctggctgcctcacccagatgttcttccttcACATGGTTTCTGTTATGCACTCAGCCACCCTCGTGACAATGGCCTTTGATCGCTACGTTGCCATATGTATCCCTCTGAGATATGCCACCATCCTCAGCAATTCACAAATAGCTAAGCTCGGGCTTGTATGTTTGATAAAAGCTGTTCTTTTCATTCTGCCTCTACCCCTGCTTATGAGTcagcagccattctgtgccaaccGCATTATCCCCCATACGCAATGTGAGTACATAGCTGTGTTCAAGATGGCGTGTGGGGACATTACAGTCAACAGGATATATAGCTTGGTGCTAGGATTTGTAGTTATGGGTTTTGACCTGACGCTCATTGCCCTGTCCTACGGTCTGATCATCAGGGCCGTCCTCAGAATGTCCTCTAAGAATGCCCACCAGAAAGCCCTCAACACTTGCACAACTCACATCTGTGTGATGCTGACATATTACACCCCTAGCATCTTCTCCAATCTCACATACCGGTTTGGTCAAGGCATCGCTCCCCATGTTCacatcatcttgtctgacctctatCTCCTCATCCCTCCCATGCTCAACCCTATCATTTATGGGATCAGAACCAAAGAGCTTCGTGAAAAAGTGGGCAAATACATCTGCTGCAGAAGGTGA